The Providencia rettgeri genome includes a window with the following:
- the nrdR_1 gene encoding Transcriptional repressor NrdR — protein sequence MPRVIKSDDIREPFDEEKLNRGMQKALEKRPVSSDDIEQAIIFYKISASGYGGT from the coding sequence ATGCCTAGAGTCATTAAAAGCGACGATATTCGTGAACCTTTTGATGAAGAAAAGCTTAATCGAGGTATGCAAAAGGCATTAGAAAAACGGCCTGTAAGTTCTGATGACATTGAGCAAGCTATTATTTTCTATAAAATCTCAGCTTCGGGCTACGGGGGAACGTGA
- the queA gene encoding S-adenosylmethionine:tRNA ribosyltransferase-isomerase — protein sequence MRVSDFTFELPEELIAHYPQAERSACRLLSLDGGSGQLTHGVFTDILEKLEHGDLLVFNNTRVIPARLFGRKVSGGKIEVLIERMLDEHRVLAHVRASKAPKEGAELLLGEDESVNATMVARHGALFELRFDDERDVLSILNQIGHMPLPPYIDRPDEESDKELYQTVYSEKPGAVAAPTAGLHFDEPLLEALRQKGVEMAFVTLHVGAGTFQPVRVDTIEDHIMHSEYAEVPQEVVDAVLACKARGNRVIAVGTTSVRSLESAAKASQDALIAPFFDDTQIFIYPGYEYQVIDALITNFHLPESTLIMLVSAFAGYKNTMNAYKEAVEQKYRFFSYGDAMFITPNTNARFEKIGE from the coding sequence ATGCGTGTTTCTGATTTTACTTTTGAATTACCTGAAGAACTGATTGCCCATTATCCGCAGGCTGAGCGTAGTGCTTGCCGTTTATTAAGCCTAGATGGCGGCTCAGGGCAGCTCACGCATGGTGTTTTTACCGATATTCTAGAAAAATTGGAGCATGGTGACTTGCTGGTGTTCAATAACACTCGCGTGATCCCCGCACGGTTATTTGGGCGCAAAGTTAGCGGTGGTAAAATTGAAGTTCTGATTGAGCGTATGTTGGATGAACACCGCGTGCTCGCTCATGTTAGGGCATCAAAAGCACCAAAAGAAGGGGCTGAATTACTGCTAGGCGAAGATGAAAGCGTGAATGCGACGATGGTCGCGCGTCATGGTGCATTGTTTGAGCTGCGTTTTGACGATGAACGTGATGTATTAAGCATTCTAAATCAAATTGGTCATATGCCTCTGCCACCTTATATTGACCGCCCTGATGAAGAGTCTGATAAAGAACTTTATCAAACCGTGTATAGCGAAAAACCAGGGGCTGTTGCGGCACCAACGGCAGGTTTACACTTTGATGAGCCGTTACTTGAAGCATTGCGCCAAAAAGGCGTAGAAATGGCGTTCGTGACATTACATGTGGGAGCCGGTACTTTTCAACCTGTACGTGTTGATACGATCGAAGATCACATTATGCATTCTGAATATGCAGAAGTGCCACAAGAGGTCGTAGACGCTGTTTTAGCCTGTAAAGCCAGAGGTAATCGCGTTATCGCTGTTGGAACGACGTCCGTTCGGTCGCTAGAAAGTGCCGCAAAAGCGAGCCAAGATGCTTTAATTGCTCCATTTTTTGATGATACCCAAATCTTTATTTACCCAGGGTATGAATATCAGGTGATAGATGCACTGATCACCAACTTCCACTTACCGGAATCGACATTAATTATGTTGGTTTCTGCGTTTGCTGGATACAAAAACACCATGAATGCATATAAAGAAGCCGTTGAACAAAAATACCGCTTTTTTAGTTATGGTGATGCTATGTTCATTACCCCCAATACAAATGCTCGATTCGAGAAAATTGGTGAGTAA
- the tsaA gene encoding Probable peroxiredoxin has translation MVLVTRQAPDFTAAAVLGNGEIVENFNLKKHIAGKPAVIFFWPMDFTFVCPSELIAFDHRYEEFQKRGVEIIGVSFDSEFTHNAWRKTPIDNGGIGEVKYPMVADIKREIIKAYGIEHPEAGVALRGSFLVDKKGIVRHQVVNDLPLGRNIDEMLRMVDALQFHEEHGDVCPAQWEKGQEGMNASPKGVADYLTKNSAKL, from the coding sequence ATGGTTCTGGTAACACGTCAAGCCCCTGACTTTACTGCAGCAGCTGTTTTAGGTAACGGTGAAATCGTTGAAAACTTCAACTTAAAAAAACACATTGCTGGTAAACCTGCTGTCATCTTCTTCTGGCCAATGGATTTTACTTTCGTTTGCCCTTCAGAGCTGATCGCATTTGACCACCGCTATGAAGAATTCCAAAAACGTGGTGTAGAAATCATCGGTGTTTCTTTTGACTCTGAGTTTACTCATAACGCATGGCGTAAAACGCCAATAGATAACGGCGGTATTGGTGAAGTTAAATACCCAATGGTTGCTGATATCAAACGTGAAATCATAAAAGCATACGGCATCGAGCACCCAGAAGCGGGTGTTGCACTACGTGGCTCTTTCCTCGTTGACAAAAAAGGCATTGTTCGTCACCAAGTGGTTAATGACCTGCCATTAGGCCGTAATATCGACGAAATGCTGCGTATGGTTGACGCGCTGCAATTCCACGAAGAGCACGGTGATGTTTGCCCAGCTCAGTGGGAAAAAGGCCAAGAAGGTATGAATGCATCTCCAAAAGGCGTTGCTGACTACCTGACTAAAAACTCTGCAAAACTGTAA
- the secD gene encoding preprotein translocase subunit SecD: MLIFAILIGLLYALPNLYGEDPAVQITGVRGTAANEQTLIQVQKSLKDDKIESKSISLENGAILARFNNSDVQLRAREVIMNALGDQYVVALNLAPATPKWLEAIGGEPMKLGLDLRGGVHFLMEVDMDTALGKLQEQNMDGLRNDLRQEGIAYSSIRKGNDYSVEVRFRNADDRSQAEKALSRKYPDLVFSDGSDNTMIAVMTDERLREARNYAVSQNITIIRNRVNQLGVAEPLVQRQGADRIVVELPGIQDTARAKEILGATATLEFRLVNTAVDSSAAESGRVPGDSEVKYDREGMPYVLYKRVILTGDHITDSTSDADENGQPQVSISLDSSGGSIMSDFTRDNQDKLMATLFVEYKDSGKKDATGRSILVKDEKVINAARISARFGSKFRITGITNGTEARQLSLLLRAGALIAPIQIVEERTIGPTLGMQNIEQGLKACIAGLLASILFMIIYYRKFGLIASSALLANLVLIVGVMSLLPGATLTMPGIAGIVLTLAVAVDANVLINERIKEELKNGRSVQQAIHEGYKGAFSSITDANLTTLITAIILYAVGTGSIKGFAITTAIGVATSMFTAIVGTRAIVNLLYGGKRINKLSI, encoded by the coding sequence ATGTTGATCTTCGCGATCCTCATCGGTTTGCTTTATGCACTTCCAAACCTATATGGTGAGGATCCGGCTGTTCAGATCACTGGCGTGCGGGGAACCGCCGCCAATGAACAAACGCTGATCCAAGTCCAGAAATCGTTAAAAGACGATAAAATTGAGAGTAAATCTATCTCTCTAGAAAATGGGGCCATTTTAGCCCGATTCAACAACTCTGATGTTCAGTTACGTGCGCGTGAAGTGATCATGAATGCACTGGGTGACCAGTATGTTGTTGCATTAAACCTTGCACCTGCAACGCCTAAGTGGCTCGAAGCTATCGGTGGTGAACCGATGAAGCTTGGTCTTGATCTGCGTGGTGGGGTTCACTTCCTGATGGAAGTTGATATGGACACTGCATTAGGTAAATTGCAGGAACAAAACATGGATGGTTTGCGTAATGACCTGCGTCAAGAAGGCATTGCGTACTCTTCTATTCGTAAAGGCAATGATTATAGCGTGGAAGTTCGTTTCCGTAACGCGGATGATCGTAGCCAAGCTGAAAAAGCATTGTCTCGTAAATACCCAGACTTAGTCTTTAGTGATGGCAGCGATAACACCATGATCGCAGTGATGACCGACGAGCGCTTACGTGAAGCACGTAACTACGCGGTTTCTCAGAACATTACTATTATTCGCAACCGTGTAAACCAATTAGGTGTTGCGGAGCCACTCGTTCAACGCCAAGGCGCTGACCGAATTGTGGTTGAATTACCGGGTATTCAAGATACCGCGCGCGCAAAAGAAATTTTAGGTGCGACTGCGACATTAGAATTCCGTCTAGTGAATACCGCCGTGGATTCTTCTGCAGCGGAAAGTGGCCGTGTACCAGGTGATTCAGAAGTTAAATATGACCGTGAAGGCATGCCTTATGTCTTATATAAGCGAGTGATCTTAACGGGTGACCATATTACCGACTCAACATCTGATGCGGATGAAAACGGTCAACCACAAGTGAGTATCAGTCTTGATAGTTCTGGTGGTTCTATCATGTCTGACTTTACACGTGATAACCAAGACAAGCTGATGGCAACGCTGTTTGTTGAATACAAAGACAGTGGCAAGAAAGATGCAACGGGCCGTTCAATTTTGGTGAAAGATGAAAAAGTCATCAATGCGGCACGTATTTCTGCACGTTTTGGTAGCAAATTCCGTATTACTGGTATTACTAACGGCACTGAAGCTCGCCAGCTTTCATTACTGTTACGTGCAGGTGCGTTGATTGCGCCAATCCAAATTGTTGAAGAACGTACCATTGGTCCAACACTAGGTATGCAAAATATCGAGCAAGGGCTGAAAGCCTGTATCGCAGGTCTGTTAGCTTCTATCCTGTTTATGATTATTTACTATCGTAAATTTGGTCTGATTGCGAGTAGCGCGCTGTTGGCAAACTTGGTGTTAATTGTTGGGGTGATGTCCTTATTACCGGGCGCAACACTGACTATGCCTGGTATTGCCGGTATCGTATTAACCCTTGCGGTTGCCGTCGATGCGAACGTTCTAATTAACGAACGGATTAAAGAAGAGCTCAAGAACGGTCGATCTGTTCAGCAAGCAATTCATGAAGGGTATAAAGGCGCCTTCTCAAGTATTACAGACGCAAACTTAACGACACTGATCACCGCGATTATTCTCTACGCAGTGGGTACTGGGTCTATTAAAGGCTTTGCGATTACGACAGCGATTGGTGTCGCAACCTCTATGTTTACAGCTATCGTTGGTACACGTGCTATCGTGAACCTGCTTTACGGCGGTAAACGTATTAACAAGCTGTCAATTTAA
- the yajC gene encoding preprotein translocase subunit YajC — protein sequence MSFFISEAAASAGAPAQGSPYTMVIMLVVFALIFYFMILRPQQKRAKEHRKLMESITKGDEVLTTGGLIGRVTKVSETGYVVLELSENTEVTIKRDFVAAVLPKGTMKAI from the coding sequence ATGAGTTTTTTTATTTCTGAAGCAGCGGCGTCAGCAGGTGCACCAGCGCAAGGTAGCCCGTACACTATGGTTATCATGCTTGTTGTTTTCGCGCTGATCTTCTATTTCATGATTTTGCGTCCACAGCAAAAACGTGCGAAAGAACACCGTAAATTGATGGAATCTATCACTAAAGGTGATGAAGTTTTAACAACTGGCGGTTTAATCGGACGTGTAACTAAAGTGTCTGAAACCGGTTATGTGGTTCTTGAGCTGAGTGAGAACACAGAAGTAACCATCAAACGTGATTTCGTTGCTGCTGTTTTACCTAAAGGCACAATGAAAGCAATTTAA
- the secF gene encoding preprotein translocase subunit SecF, which translates to MAQDYTVEQLNYGRKVYDFMRWDNVAFSISIVLLIASFVIIGVKGFNWGLDFTGGTVIEINLSQPADLDKIRDSLSNSNHKDPLIQNFGSSRDIMIRIPPIEGTAGQEVGKEIITIINQNVDDKATVKRIEFVGPSVGAELAQTGALALLTALICILVYVGFRFEWRLAAGAVLSLAHDVVITLGILSLFHIEIDMTIVASLMSVIGYSLNDSIVVSDRIRENFRKIRRGTPYEIMNVSLTQTLSRTIMTSATTLLVVLMLYLFGGAMLEGFSLVMLIGVTIGTISSIYVASALALKMGMKREHLMQAKVEKEGADQESLLP; encoded by the coding sequence GTGGCACAGGATTATACTGTTGAACAATTGAACTATGGCCGTAAAGTTTATGACTTTATGCGCTGGGACAACGTTGCCTTTAGCATTTCTATCGTATTACTGATAGCTTCTTTTGTGATTATTGGCGTCAAAGGTTTTAACTGGGGCTTAGATTTCACCGGTGGTACGGTAATTGAAATCAACTTAAGTCAGCCAGCTGATTTGGATAAAATTCGTGATAGCTTGTCTAACTCGAATCATAAAGATCCATTAATCCAAAACTTTGGTAGCAGCCGCGATATCATGATCCGTATTCCGCCAATTGAAGGCACTGCTGGTCAAGAAGTCGGTAAAGAAATTATCACGATTATCAACCAAAATGTGGATGATAAAGCAACCGTAAAACGCATTGAATTCGTGGGGCCAAGTGTTGGGGCTGAATTAGCGCAAACAGGGGCTTTGGCTCTGTTAACTGCGTTGATTTGTATCCTAGTCTACGTTGGTTTCCGTTTTGAATGGCGTTTGGCCGCGGGTGCCGTGTTATCTCTTGCGCATGATGTGGTGATCACTTTAGGTATTCTGTCTTTGTTCCATATAGAGATAGATATGACTATTGTGGCATCATTGATGTCAGTTATTGGTTACTCACTGAACGACAGTATCGTTGTATCAGACCGTATCCGTGAAAACTTCCGTAAAATACGCCGTGGTACACCGTACGAAATCATGAACGTCTCTTTGACGCAAACATTGAGCCGTACCATCATGACATCAGCCACCACATTATTAGTGGTTCTGATGCTATACCTGTTCGGTGGCGCAATGTTAGAAGGCTTCTCATTGGTTATGTTAATCGGTGTAACTATCGGTACTATCTCATCTATTTATGTGGCTTCTGCATTAGCACTGAAGATGGGTATGAAGCGTGAACACTTGATGCAAGCGAAAGTCGAAAAAGAAGGCGCAGACCAAGAGTCATTACTGCCTTAG
- the brnQ gene encoding LIV-II codes for MAHRLSSRDIIALGFMTFALFVGAGNIIFPPMVGLQAGEQVWTAALGFLVTGVGLPVLTVIALAKVGGGIEALSTPVGKTAGLLLAVVAYLSVGPLFATPRTATVSYKVGIAPLFGGESDMLLLIYSVVYFVLVIGISLYPGKLLDSVGHILAPVKMLALAILGIAAVMWPAGDPIPSTIEYREMAFSNGFINGYLTMDTLGAMVFGIVIVNAARSRGIENSSLLTRYTMWAGLIAGVLLTLVYLSLFKLGENSGSLIPNPADGADILHTYVQYTFGNYGSFFLAVLIFVACMVTAVGLTCACAEFFSRYVPISYRKLVLILGVFSMVISNLGLSKLIAFSLPVLVSIYPPCIVLILLSFTLKWWKNPTIVIAPTMLVSFVVGLIGAVKASDHLKGYIPEWMTAMPLYKQDLVWVLPTVVVMVVAILCDKFVSPAAQHKQV; via the coding sequence ATGGCTCATCGTTTATCATCAAGAGATATCATCGCATTAGGCTTTATGACTTTTGCGTTATTCGTCGGGGCAGGAAATATTATCTTTCCTCCTATGGTTGGCTTGCAGGCAGGGGAACAAGTTTGGACTGCGGCACTAGGTTTTTTGGTTACAGGCGTGGGTTTACCTGTTTTAACCGTTATTGCACTAGCTAAAGTAGGTGGGGGGATTGAAGCGCTCAGTACACCCGTGGGCAAAACGGCAGGGTTACTATTGGCGGTTGTTGCTTATTTGTCTGTAGGGCCTCTATTCGCAACGCCAAGAACGGCAACTGTATCCTATAAAGTCGGTATCGCACCCTTATTCGGTGGCGAGTCCGATATGCTATTACTTATCTACAGCGTAGTTTACTTCGTTCTAGTTATCGGTATTTCACTATATCCCGGAAAACTGCTCGATAGCGTTGGGCACATTTTAGCGCCTGTAAAAATGTTAGCCTTGGCTATTTTGGGTATTGCGGCTGTCATGTGGCCTGCGGGGGATCCGATCCCTTCTACAATAGAATACCGTGAGATGGCTTTCTCGAATGGCTTTATCAATGGTTATCTAACTATGGATACCCTTGGTGCTATGGTATTTGGTATCGTTATTGTTAATGCGGCGCGTTCAAGGGGGATCGAAAACTCTTCATTATTAACCCGTTACACTATGTGGGCAGGGTTAATTGCAGGGGTATTATTAACTCTGGTCTATTTGTCCTTGTTTAAGCTTGGTGAGAATAGCGGTTCGTTAATTCCCAACCCTGCTGATGGCGCTGATATTTTACATACCTATGTTCAATATACTTTTGGTAATTACGGTAGCTTCTTCCTTGCGGTATTAATCTTTGTTGCCTGTATGGTAACTGCCGTGGGCTTAACTTGTGCTTGTGCAGAGTTCTTTAGCCGCTATGTACCGATTTCTTACCGTAAACTGGTATTGATCTTGGGTGTGTTCTCCATGGTGATCTCAAACTTAGGCTTGAGTAAGTTAATCGCCTTCTCATTACCCGTGCTAGTTTCAATTTATCCACCTTGTATTGTCTTAATTTTATTAAGCTTTACTTTGAAGTGGTGGAAAAACCCAACGATAGTGATTGCGCCGACAATGTTAGTTAGCTTTGTCGTCGGTTTAATCGGTGCCGTAAAAGCGTCAGACCATCTTAAAGGTTATATTCCTGAATGGATGACAGCAATGCCACTGTATAAACAAGACTTAGTCTGGGTATTACCAACTGTTGTTGTGATGGTCGTGGCTATTTTATGCGATAAGTTTGTGTCACCTGCTGCACAGCATAAACAAGTGTAA
- a CDS encoding acyl carrier protein phosphodiesterase, protein MNYLAHLHLAHLADSSLLGNIIADYVRGNPVGLYSPEIVSGIFMHRTVDRTTDTHPLVKEAKLLFRDEYRRVAPITLDLVWDHFLSLHWSTIEPSIRLADFVRDCRKIIEPQLCHTPEKFQELNEYLWPQQWLIRYADKNYIGKSLSGMARRRPKLSALSGSFDDFLLQYDALETIFFQFYPQMMANALQHFFVQTVTINTKE, encoded by the coding sequence GTGAATTATTTAGCGCACCTCCACCTGGCCCATCTCGCTGACAGCTCCTTACTCGGCAACATCATAGCTGACTACGTCCGCGGTAACCCTGTGGGCCTTTACTCCCCCGAAATTGTCTCTGGTATCTTTATGCATCGAACTGTCGACCGCACTACAGATACTCACCCTTTAGTCAAAGAAGCTAAATTGTTATTTCGTGATGAATATCGACGTGTTGCCCCCATAACATTGGATTTAGTTTGGGACCATTTTTTATCGCTGCATTGGTCAACTATTGAGCCATCAATACGGCTAGCAGATTTTGTACGTGACTGCCGAAAAATAATTGAGCCTCAGCTTTGTCATACCCCTGAAAAATTCCAGGAGTTAAATGAATATCTCTGGCCTCAACAGTGGCTAATACGCTATGCAGATAAAAATTATATTGGAAAATCACTGAGTGGGATGGCAAGAAGACGCCCCAAGCTCAGTGCGCTAAGTGGTTCATTTGATGATTTTTTATTGCAGTATGATGCGTTAGAAACTATTTTCTTTCAATTTTATCCGCAAATGATGGCTAATGCGCTGCAACATTTTTTTGTACAGACTGTCACAATTAACACAAAGGAATAA
- the ggt gene encoding Gamma-glutamyltranspeptidase precursor, producing MIKTSLRPAVLFLSLLVSNQLYAASEPAVEAKKGMVVSSQHLASQIGADILKSGGNAIDAAVAVGYAQAVVNPCCGNIGGGGFMTIHLADGKDLFINFRETAPGAASVDMYLDKDGKLVKDASLYGYLASGVPGTVKGLDYALEKYGTMSRQQVMAPAIKLAREGFVLTRADTDVLDTTTERFKQDPEVARIFLKPDGSSFQPGDLLVQTDLANTLEKIAQNGPSAFYEGEIPEIVEKASKKNGGILTAKDFADFTITDTAPVSCTYRGYQFISAPPPSSGGVTICQTLNILEGYDLKEMGFNSADYIHTLTEAMRHAYMDRNTFLGDPEFVDNPTEKLLSKAYAEELRKEIKPNQATPSTQVQPGIGPHEKPETTHYSIVDEKGNAVSTTYTINGRFGSVVIPPGTGFFLNDEMDDFTTKVGEKNLYGLVQGERNSIAPGKRPLSSMSPTIVTKDGKVFLVLGSPGGSRIISITLQTALNIIDHGMPPQEAVNAPRIHHQWLPDEVYYEQRGVSKDTLALLDKMGYQMVEQTPWGAAELIMVAIPEGAGVSAKSSGNDSAVSGKVREGFIYGSNDVRRPAGSAVGVD from the coding sequence ATGATAAAAACATCATTACGCCCTGCGGTTCTATTTCTTTCCTTACTTGTTTCTAATCAGCTGTATGCCGCTTCTGAACCTGCCGTTGAAGCAAAAAAAGGTATGGTTGTTTCCTCCCAACATTTAGCATCACAAATTGGGGCTGATATTCTAAAATCAGGCGGCAATGCTATTGATGCCGCTGTTGCGGTAGGATATGCACAAGCCGTAGTTAACCCTTGCTGTGGCAATATCGGCGGTGGTGGCTTTATGACTATTCATCTAGCCGATGGCAAAGATTTATTCATTAATTTCAGAGAAACCGCGCCCGGTGCCGCTAGTGTAGATATGTATTTAGATAAAGACGGCAAACTGGTTAAAGATGCCAGCCTATATGGCTATCTCGCTTCAGGCGTGCCGGGTACCGTTAAAGGCCTAGACTATGCCTTAGAAAAATACGGTACGATGAGCCGCCAGCAAGTGATGGCTCCTGCGATTAAATTAGCAAGAGAAGGCTTTGTGTTGACTCGAGCGGATACCGATGTTCTCGACACCACGACAGAACGTTTTAAACAAGACCCAGAAGTCGCTCGTATCTTCTTAAAACCTGATGGTAGTTCTTTCCAACCCGGTGACTTGTTAGTTCAGACCGATTTAGCTAATACCTTAGAAAAAATTGCCCAAAATGGCCCATCTGCTTTTTACGAAGGTGAGATCCCCGAAATTGTTGAAAAAGCTTCCAAGAAAAATGGCGGCATCTTAACCGCAAAAGATTTTGCAGATTTTACTATCACAGATACAGCGCCTGTTAGCTGTACCTATAGAGGTTATCAATTTATTTCTGCACCACCACCAAGTTCAGGTGGAGTGACTATCTGCCAAACGCTTAATATCTTAGAAGGGTATGACCTCAAAGAAATGGGCTTTAACTCCGCGGACTATATTCATACTCTGACGGAAGCAATGCGCCATGCTTATATGGACAGAAATACCTTCCTCGGTGATCCTGAGTTTGTCGATAACCCAACGGAAAAGCTACTCAGCAAAGCCTATGCAGAAGAGTTACGCAAAGAAATCAAACCCAACCAAGCAACGCCATCCACGCAAGTTCAACCTGGAATAGGGCCTCACGAAAAACCGGAGACCACGCATTATTCTATTGTTGATGAAAAAGGAAATGCAGTTTCAACCACTTACACGATTAATGGTCGATTTGGTTCTGTCGTTATCCCTCCGGGGACAGGCTTCTTCTTAAACGATGAAATGGATGATTTTACAACGAAAGTTGGCGAGAAAAATTTGTATGGCTTAGTACAAGGGGAGCGCAACTCTATTGCTCCAGGTAAGCGCCCACTATCCTCGATGAGCCCGACTATCGTGACGAAAGATGGTAAGGTATTTTTAGTTCTCGGTTCACCCGGAGGCTCACGGATTATTTCGATTACGCTGCAAACCGCTTTAAATATTATCGACCATGGTATGCCACCACAAGAAGCCGTTAATGCACCGCGTATTCACCACCAGTGGCTCCCTGATGAGGTTTATTATGAGCAAAGAGGCGTTTCTAAAGACACCTTAGCACTACTCGATAAAATGGGTTACCAGATGGTTGAACAAACACCGTGGGGTGCCGCCGAGCTGATTATGGTCGCGATCCCTGAAGGCGCTGGTGTTAGTGCCAAGTCTTCGGGTAATGATTCTGCTGTTTCGGGAAAAGTTCGTGAAGGCTTCATTTATGGCTCTAACGATGTACGCCGCCCAGCAGGTAGCGCTGTCGGTGTAGATTGA
- the nrdR_2 gene encoding Transcriptional repressor NrdR, translating to MTLSKLLFSIKSQLRATGEREVPSKLIGSLVMDELKKLDKVAYIRFASVYRSFEDVREFGEEIAKLQD from the coding sequence ATGACATTGAGCAAGCTATTATTTTCTATAAAATCTCAGCTTCGGGCTACGGGGGAACGTGAAGTTCCGTCTAAATTGATTGGTAGTTTGGTTATGGATGAACTGAAAAAGCTCGATAAAGTTGCCTATATCCGTTTTGCTTCTGTTTACCGCAGCTTTGAAGATGTGCGCGAATTTGGCGAAGAAATCGCTAAATTACAGGATTAA
- the ribD_1 gene encoding Riboflavin biosynthesis protein RibD, which translates to MIEQDNMYMARAFELARKGRFTTSPNPNVGCVIVRDGAIVGEGYHQKAGEPHAEVHALRMAGEKAQGATAYVTLEPCSHHGRTPPCAEALINAGVSRVVAAMQDPNPQVAGRGLYMFVASRN; encoded by the coding sequence ATGATTGAACAAGACAACATGTATATGGCTCGTGCTTTTGAATTGGCACGAAAAGGGCGTTTTACTACATCACCTAATCCAAATGTCGGGTGTGTGATTGTGCGTGATGGTGCCATTGTCGGTGAAGGGTATCATCAGAAAGCAGGGGAACCTCACGCTGAGGTTCACGCATTGCGTATGGCAGGAGAAAAAGCGCAAGGGGCAACGGCCTATGTCACCCTTGAGCCTTGTAGTCATCACGGCCGCACTCCGCCTTGTGCAGAAGCACTGATTAATGCAGGTGTAAGCCGAGTTGTAGCGGCGATGCAAGACCCAAATCCTCAGGTTGCAGGCCGTGGTCTGTATATGTTTGTCGCAAGCAGGAATTGA
- the tgt gene encoding Queuine tRNA-ribosyltransferase encodes MKYELQTTDGNARRGRLVFERGVVETPAFMPVGTYGTVKGMTPEEVKETGAQILLGNTFHLWLRPGQEIMKLHGDLHDFMQWQGPILTDSGGFQVFSLGAMRKIKEEGVHFRNPINGEKVFLSPEKSMEIQYDLGSDIVMIFDECTPYPADWDYAKTSMEMSLRWAARSRQRFDELNNKNALFGIIQGSVYEDLRDISVKGLVEIGFDGYAVGGLAVGEPKEDMHRILEHVCPQIPAEKPRYLMGVGKPEDLVEGVRRGIDMFDCVMPTRNARNGHLFVTNGVVKIRNAKYKSDTSTLDAECDCYTCRHYSRAYLHHLDRCNEILGARLNTIHNLRYYQRLMAGIRQAIENGNFEEFAKDFYQKIGKPEPSLNIE; translated from the coding sequence GTGAAATATGAATTACAAACGACCGATGGCAATGCACGCCGTGGTCGCTTAGTTTTTGAGCGCGGTGTGGTGGAAACCCCTGCATTTATGCCAGTAGGAACCTACGGTACTGTTAAGGGCATGACACCGGAAGAAGTTAAAGAGACTGGTGCTCAAATCTTATTAGGGAACACTTTCCACTTGTGGTTGCGCCCTGGGCAAGAAATTATGAAGTTGCATGGTGACCTCCATGACTTTATGCAATGGCAAGGCCCAATTTTAACCGATTCAGGTGGCTTTCAGGTCTTTAGTCTTGGTGCGATGCGCAAAATTAAAGAAGAAGGTGTGCATTTTCGTAACCCAATCAACGGTGAAAAAGTTTTCCTAAGTCCTGAAAAGTCGATGGAAATTCAGTATGACCTCGGTTCAGATATTGTCATGATTTTTGACGAGTGTACGCCATATCCAGCAGATTGGGACTATGCAAAGACATCAATGGAAATGTCGCTGCGTTGGGCTGCACGTAGCCGCCAACGTTTTGACGAACTTAACAATAAAAATGCCTTATTCGGTATTATTCAAGGTAGTGTTTACGAAGATTTACGTGATATTTCAGTTAAGGGGCTGGTGGAAATCGGCTTTGATGGGTACGCTGTAGGCGGCTTAGCCGTTGGCGAACCGAAAGAAGATATGCACCGAATCTTAGAACATGTCTGCCCGCAAATTCCAGCGGAAAAACCTCGTTACTTAATGGGGGTTGGTAAGCCTGAAGATTTAGTGGAAGGGGTTCGTCGCGGAATCGATATGTTCGATTGTGTGATGCCAACACGAAATGCGCGAAATGGGCATTTATTTGTGACAAATGGCGTGGTAAAAATTCGTAATGCTAAGTATAAATCAGACACATCAACACTGGATGCTGAGTGTGACTGCTATACTTGTCGTCATTATAGCCGCGCTTATCTGCATCATCTTGATAGATGTAATGAAATTCTTGGTGCAAGGCTCAATACCATCCATAATTTACGTTATTACCAGCGCTTGATGGCCGGTATTCGCCAAGCCATTGAAAATGGGAATTTTGAAGAGTTTGCTAAAGATTTTTACCAAAAGATTGGTAAACCTGAACCTTCATTAAATATCGAATGA